The genomic DNA GTGCACCGCTGGGGTGCCGGGCCGGTCTCGGTCGCAGGTACGCCGGAGCCCGGGACCCGCACTTCGGCGCCCGGTCACCCACCCCGGAAGACGGGCCCCGCCCTCCCGGCCGCCGCACGGGAACCGGTTGCCGGAACCGGTTCCGGGCCACGGCACCGGCGCGGGACGCCGGCCGTCGGGCGCGGCCCGGAGGCTCCGGTGTCCACCACTCGTCCGGCGGGCCGGGGCACCGCTCGCCCTCGGCCCGCCGGACCGGAAGCACCGCCCCCAGACCTCCCGCAAGCCGACCCCACCCCCCGATCATCGCCCCGTCCCCGTCCCCGTCCTCGTCCCCGTCCTCGTCCCCGTCCCCGTCCTCGTCCTCGTCCCCGTCCCGTCCCCGTCCCCGTCCCCGTTCGTACGGCCGGCGCCCGCCCCGGCGTCGGCCGTACCCCGCGTCTCGCGCGGGCGACCGCGCGACCCCGACGATCGTCCCGTCCAGGAAGGAGGCACCCCGTGGCCGGAGAGATTCCTCAGGCCCAGCCACCACCCGCCGATCCGGATCCCGATCCCGACCGCGGAAGGTACCCGTACCTCCTGCTGTGGCGGTGGCGGCGCAACCCGCTGCGGCGGCCGAGCGACCGGCTGCGGGCGTGGGTCTCGCTCGGGCTCGTGCTCGCCGTGCTGGTGGCGGCCCCGGCCGCGATGTTCGGGGTCGGCGACAGCGCGTACCGGCACTACCGGAGCACCGCCGAGCACGAGCAGCGGACCCGGGACCACCGCCCCGCGGTCCTGACCCACGACGCCCCACGCCATCCCGAGCCGGGTTCGGACGAGGCGAAGAAGACCCGCTACCCGGTCCCGGTCCGCTTCACCGGCCCCGACGGGGCGAGCAGGACCGGGAAGACCGAGGTCGAACCGGGCCTGCCGGCCGACAGCACCGTCCTGGTCTGGGTCGACGACGAGGGCCGGATCACCGAGCCGCCGCTGACCGCGGAGCAGATCCGCAGCCGCACCATGGGCTGGGCGATCCTCGCGTTCCTGGGCGTCGTCATCACCGGCCTCGCCGCCCACGCCGCCACCGGCCTCGTACTGCACCGGCGCAACCTCGCCCAGTGGGACGCGGCCTGGGCCAACACGGCCCCGCGCTGGAGCCGGTTCCCGTGACGCCCGTCCGGGCGCGGGTCCCTCACGCCGTCGCCGCGCCCGCCGCCGGCGGCGTCAACTGCCGCGCCAGCCACGTCGGCACGCCGCCCAGCAGCCGGAACAGCCGCCGCGCCTCCTCCCGCAGCCGGGACGCCTCCGGCTCCGACTCGGCGTCCGCGAGCGAGGCCAGCGCCGGGGCCGTACCGACGAGGTACCCCAGCTCCTCGCGGATCCGCAGCGACTCCGCGAAACCGTGCCGCGCCTCGGCCAGCTCCCCCTCCCGCAGGGCGAGTCCGGCCAGATGCCGCCAGGTGAAGGACTGGAGCAGCGGGTCGGCGTGCGCGGTGGCACCGGCATGGGCCCGCCGGTACGCCGCGCGGGCGGCCTGCGGCGAGCGGGTCAGGTTCTCCGCGAGCAGCCCCCGCCGGAAATCCAGCAGCGCCCGCCCCCCGGCCCCCGGCGCGATCAGCGCCGCCGCCCGGCCCAGCGCGGCCCGCGCCTCGTCGGCCCGGTCGCGCACCCCGTGCACCGTGGCGGCGTAGGCGAGCTGCCCCCGTTCGCACGCGGCTGCCCCGCGCTCGTCGTCGGTGTGCGCCAGGGCCTCGGCGGTGCGCAGCGCGTCCTCGGCCTCGGCCCAGCCCTGCTCGGTGTACAGGCACCGCTCCACCAGCAGCGCGGTCCGCTGCAAGGCGGTGTCCGCGGTGACCGGCTCCAGCAGGGCGGCCGCGTCGGCCCAGCAGGCGCGCGAGCGCAACCGCCATACCGCGGTCTGGAGCGGATCGTCACCTTCGGTCGTTCCCGAGCCAGAACCAGCCATGGCGGAATGCGCCACGTCGCCCTCCCCTTAGCACGCCATCGAGCTCTCGAGTGGTGGCCGCATCTCAGCACGGATCCGGCGGCCCGGCCAAGGGGATGGGTGAAAGATTTCACAAAGTCGTGGACTTCGGGCCGTCGAGGTTTGGGAAGGCGCGGGGCTCTTCGGCGCCTTCCGCGCGCCCCGCGGCCCCGGAGGTGTCGGAGGCGAAGGCCGCGCCGACGCCGCGGCCGGAACCGCCGCGCCCCGCGGGATCTTGGCGGGGTCGCGGGGTCTGGCACGCCCGTCTGCGGCGTTGTCGCCGGTTGCCAACCCCCCCCACCCTCGAAACTTCCCCCACCCTCGGCTTCCCCCACACTCGGCTCCCCCACGCGGGGACCCCGTCGCGTTGCCGCCCTCCTCCGTCTTGCAGCTGCACGCGCCGGACCCCGCCCGGATCGGCCACACGGCACCGTCTCCCGGAGCCGGCCTGATCCAGACGACGCCCCCTAGCTCATCCGCAGGGCCAGGAAGAAGTCCAGCTTGTCCTCCAGGCGCGACAGATCACGCCCCGTCAACTGCTCGATGCGTCCGACGCGGTAGCGCAGCGTGTTGACGTGCAGGTGCAGCCGGTTCGCGCAGCGCGTCCAGGATCCGTCGCTGTCGAGGAACGCCTCCAGTGTCGGAATCAGCTCGGCGCGGTGGCGCCGGTCGTAGTCCCGCAGCGGGTCCAGCAGCCGGGCGGTGAAGGCCCGCCGCACGTCGTCGGGGACGAAGGGGAGCAGCAGCACGTGCGAGGCCAGCTCCTGGTGGCCGGCCGCGCAGACCCGGCCGGGGCGGGCCGCGGCGACCCGGCGCGCGTGCCGGGCCTCCTCCAGTGCCCCGCGCAGCCCCTCCGCCGAGTGCACGGCCGCGCTGACGCCGAGCGTGACCCGCCCGTCGCCGTCCAGCCCCGCCGCCAGCGGCTCCCGCACGGATGCGAGCAGCGCCTCCGCGAGGACCCCGGTCTCGGAGCCGTCGTGCTCGCTGGAGACCGCCGGCAGCGGGACCAGGGCGACCGCCTCCTCACCGGTGTGCGCCACGGCGATACGGTCCGACTGCTCGGGGCCGGCGGCGTGCGGGTCGACGAGGATCTCCTCCAGCAGGGTCTGCGCGACCCGGCCGGTCTGCTCGTCGCCGTCCTCCCACTCCACCCGGGCCACCACGACCTGCCAGTGCGGCGCGGCGCCGAGGCCCGGCAGCAGCACCGGCGCCGCCACCCGGAGCCGGGCCGCGATCTCGGCCGGCGCGGCGCCCGTCTGCACCAGCTCCAGGACCTCCTGGGCGAGGCGCCGCCGCACCGTGCGCGCCGCGTCCCGCCGGTCCCGCTCGACCGCGATCAGCTGGGTGACGCCGTACAGCAGGTCGAGGCGCTCCTCGGCCCAGTCCCCGGCGTCCGCCTCCACCACCAGCAGCCAGTCGGACAGCACCGTCTCGCGCACGTCACGCCCCGCACCGGCGCCCTGCGGCGAACGCGCACCCGGGGGCGTGACCGGGGGCTGTCCCCGGCCGCGCACCGGGAAGAGGCTGTACGTCGTGGAGCCCACGGTCACCCGGTGCGGCGCGCGCCGGCCCGTACGGGTGGCCGCGAGGTGCTCGGCCGCCAGCTCGGCGCACACCTCAGCGGAGAGCGCGGGCTCCGCGTCCTTCGGCCCGGCGACCTGCCGCCCGGTGGGGGAGAGCACCCACGCCCGCAGGTCGAGGTCGGAGCCGAGCAGGTCCAGGACCACGTCGGGGCCGCCGCCCGCCGGTCCCGAGGTCATCATCCGGCGGTGCCGGTCCACCACCGCCGCGAGGTCCCCGGCCCGCTCGCCGGACACCTGCCGCACGACGTGCTCGGTGATCGTCGCGAAGGCCACCGACTCGTGCACCGCGAACAGCGGCAGCCGGTGCCGCGCGCACGCCACCACCAGGTCCTCCGGCACGTCCCCCAGCTCCGCCTCACCGGCGGCCAGCGCGGCCACCTGGGCCTGCACCAGGAGACGGACGAACGGCTCGGAGTCCGCGGCGCCACGACGCCAGGCCAGGCCGGTGAGCACCAGCTCGCCGCCCGAGAGGTAGCGGCTGGGGTCCCGCAGGTCGGTGGTCATCACACCCCGGACCGTGCGGTCCAGCTCGTCCTCGCCGCCGAGCAGCTTGAGGCCCAGCGCGTCGGTCTCCAGCAGTGCGCGCAGCCGCATTCTCGTCGCCGCCGTTCTTTGTCTCGAAGTGTTCCAGGTCACGCGGCTGTGTCGCCCGATTCCAGAGGAGAGCAGGGAGGCAATGGAGCACCTCCGTTCATACGAATCTACAAGATGCCCGCCCTGGCCAGCCAACTCCTTCATGGTTTCTGCGACTGACCCTGGTGGAGTACCCGACGGTGTACTGAGGCCATTCCACGTGAACAGCACATGAACGAGCCGGGCCCCCGGTACCCGCAGGTGGCTCAATCCGTACGCCCGATCAGACCCGCCCGAGCAATGCGCACCGATCAGACGAGGAAGAGAGCCGGTCATGGACTTCCTTCGCCCCGCCGGCTGGGAGGAGGCGCTCGCCGTGAAGGCCGAGCACCCCAGCGCTGTGCCGATCGCGGGCGGTACCGATGTGATGGTCGAGATCAACTTCGATCACCGCAGGCCCGAGTACCTCATGGACCTGGGCCGCATCGGCGACCTGGCCGAGTGGGAGGTCGGCGAGACCTCCGTACGGCTCGGTGCCTCCGTGCCCTATACACGGATCATGGAGAACCTGAGCACCGAGCTGCCGGGTCTCGCCCTCGCCTCGCACACGGTCGCCTCCCCGCAGATCCGCAACCGCGGCGGCGTCGGCGGGAACCTCGGCACCGCGTCCCCGGCCGGCGACGCCCACCCGGCGCTGCTCGCCGCGGGCGCCGAGGTCGAGGCCGCGTCGGTGCGCGGCGTGCGGCGCATCCCGATCGACGCGTTCTACACCGGTGTGAAGCGCAACGCGCTGGAGCCCGACGAACTGATCCGCGCCGTGCACGTCCAGAAGGCCGACGGACCGCAACAGTTCTCCAAGGTCGGCACCCGCAACGCCATGGTCATCGCCGTGTGCGCCTTCGGCCTCGCCCTGCACCCCGCCACCCGTACCGTCCGCACCGGCATCGGCTCGGCCGCGCCCACCCCGGTCCGGGCCACGGTCGCCGAGGAGTTCCTGAACGCGGCGCTCGAGGAGGGCGGCTGCTGGGAGAACGGGAAGACCATCACCCCGTCGGCCGTCCAACGGTTCGCGGACCTGTGCGCCGCCGCCTGCAACCCCGTCGACGACGTCCGGGGCACCGCGGACTACCGCCGCCACGCGGTCGGCGTCATGGCCCGCCGGACGCTCACCTGGACCTGGGAGTCGTACCGCGGCGCCCGCCGCACCACGGAAGGAGCCGCGTGATGCGCGTCAACCTCACCGTCAACGGACGTCCGCAGGAGGCCGACGACGTCTGGGAGGGCGAGTCCCTGCTGTACGTGCTGCGCGAGCGGATGGGGCTGCCCGGTTCCAAGAACGCCTGCGAGCAGGGCGAGTGCGGCTCCTGCACGGTCCGCCTGGACGGCGTGCCGGTGTGCTCCTGCCTGGTCGCGGCCGGCCAGGCCGAGGGCCGCGAGGTCGTCACGGTCGAGGGCCTGGCGGAGTCCGCCCGGCAACGCGCCGGGGGCGGCGCCGCCACCGGTGCCCGCGGCGCAGAGAGCGCCTCGCTGGACGCGGCACGGCGGTGGCAGGCCGGCGGGACCGACTCGCAGACCGGCGAGAACATCGAACTGGCCCCCGTCCAACAGGCGTTCATCGACGCCGGGGCCGTCCAGTGCGGCTTCTGCACCCCTGGACTGCTGGTCGCCGCCGACGAATTGCTGGAGCGCCATCCGAACCCGAGCGACGAGGACATCCGCGAGGCGCTGTCGGGCAACCTGTGCCGCTGCACCGGCTACGAGAAGATCATGGACGCGGTCCGCCTGGCCGCGGCCCGCCGGTCCGAGGAGGCCTGAGCATGGCTGCCAACGGCGCACCCACCGGCCTCACCCAGGGCGCCAGGACCAAGGGCGGCATCGGCGAGTCCACGCTCCGCCCGGACGGGGTCCTCAAGGTCACCGGCGAGTTCGCGTACGCGTCCGACATGTGGCACGAGGACATGCTCTGGGGCCAGATCCTGCGCTCCACCGTCGCACACGCCGAGATCGTCTCCGTCGACACGAGCGAGGCGCTGGCCACGCCGGGCGTCCACGCCGTCCTGACGTACGACGACCTGCCGACCGACGTGCGCCACTACGGGCTGGAGATCCGGGACACCCCGGTCCTCGCCCACGGCAAGGTCCGTCACCACGGCGAGCCGGTCGCGATCGTCGCCGCCGACCACCCGGAGACCGCGCGCCGCGCCGCCGCGAAGATCAAGGTGGAGTACCGGGAGCTGCCCGTCGTCACCGACGAGGCCTCCGCGACCGCCCCGGACGCGGTCCTCGTCCACGAGAACCGCACCGACCTCCCCCTCTCACCTCCGACAAGCTCCGGCGCCGGGGGGACCCCCGTCATC from Streptomyces sp. CB09001 includes the following:
- a CDS encoding PucR family transcriptional regulator, coding for MRLRALLETDALGLKLLGGEDELDRTVRGVMTTDLRDPSRYLSGGELVLTGLAWRRGAADSEPFVRLLVQAQVAALAAGEAELGDVPEDLVVACARHRLPLFAVHESVAFATITEHVVRQVSGERAGDLAAVVDRHRRMMTSGPAGGGPDVVLDLLGSDLDLRAWVLSPTGRQVAGPKDAEPALSAEVCAELAAEHLAATRTGRRAPHRVTVGSTTYSLFPVRGRGQPPVTPPGARSPQGAGAGRDVRETVLSDWLLVVEADAGDWAEERLDLLYGVTQLIAVERDRRDAARTVRRRLAQEVLELVQTGAAPAEIAARLRVAAPVLLPGLGAAPHWQVVVARVEWEDGDEQTGRVAQTLLEEILVDPHAAGPEQSDRIAVAHTGEEAVALVPLPAVSSEHDGSETGVLAEALLASVREPLAAGLDGDGRVTLGVSAAVHSAEGLRGALEEARHARRVAAARPGRVCAAGHQELASHVLLLPFVPDDVRRAFTARLLDPLRDYDRRHRAELIPTLEAFLDSDGSWTRCANRLHLHVNTLRYRVGRIEQLTGRDLSRLEDKLDFFLALRMS
- a CDS encoding FAD binding domain-containing protein, which translates into the protein MDFLRPAGWEEALAVKAEHPSAVPIAGGTDVMVEINFDHRRPEYLMDLGRIGDLAEWEVGETSVRLGASVPYTRIMENLSTELPGLALASHTVASPQIRNRGGVGGNLGTASPAGDAHPALLAAGAEVEAASVRGVRRIPIDAFYTGVKRNALEPDELIRAVHVQKADGPQQFSKVGTRNAMVIAVCAFGLALHPATRTVRTGIGSAAPTPVRATVAEEFLNAALEEGGCWENGKTITPSAVQRFADLCAAACNPVDDVRGTADYRRHAVGVMARRTLTWTWESYRGARRTTEGAA
- a CDS encoding (2Fe-2S)-binding protein, which gives rise to MRVNLTVNGRPQEADDVWEGESLLYVLRERMGLPGSKNACEQGECGSCTVRLDGVPVCSCLVAAGQAEGREVVTVEGLAESARQRAGGGAATGARGAESASLDAARRWQAGGTDSQTGENIELAPVQQAFIDAGAVQCGFCTPGLLVAADELLERHPNPSDEDIREALSGNLCRCTGYEKIMDAVRLAAARRSEEA